Part of the Onthophagus taurus isolate NC chromosome 11, IU_Otau_3.0, whole genome shotgun sequence genome is shown below.
tgccatgACTTACTAAAACCAATTGCACAACGAAAATCGGTCTAGTATAAGGGGAAAGACCGATCGGGGATTCACAGAGCAAACTGCGTAGCGGCGTAATTGTGAAATGGCGTAAACTGAGGGCTACTTATACGTTAAAAACTTTCTGGCAGTGAACGTgttaagacgactaaacccaaatgtttctagttttaactttagtgttccagttttagttcaataaaaatatataacaatctagcgctgaataacaaataaaactagaactaacagtagacctagaattagaaagtttcgggtttagttctagttttacatcaataaaagtatacaaCAACCTAGAAATAACACTATTATTAGAACAAACAACACTAGAACGacactaaacccgaatgtttccagttTTAGGTGTGGTGTTTGCTGTAatgctagttttagttcttattCAGCgtaatattgttttatatttatcattgaactaaaaacattcatgGTTAAACCAAGCTAAACcagaatatttctagttttaattgaatagaagcgctaaataacaattaaaactaaaaagtttttataaacatattttatatacacaaAATTTCACAAATATTCATATTCATTCGAATTGTTATTATCGCTAATTGATTAAATGGGttgtcaaaataatatttaagttaattgaatcatcctgtatatattaaaaatatttttattttaatttttttgttaaaatagggagttacaaaaaaaaaacaaatattcagaattatttctaaaattgcattaaaatttaatcgcaatttaaaggaaatgtttgttaatatttcttgcattttagttatttttttgcatcataatgtgccataaatattccataataatttaaaaatgattgttgaaATTATCTCATATTAAGTGAGactgaattttttattttgtcatCTTCGTTTTTCTTAGAATGTTTTAACTAAACTAAGCCCATcacaataataaacaaattcatttctcccttaaaaattaaaattttaagttaaattgtATATAATGTTAATAGTAAGTTCATTTTTTTGCAACTAGTCAATACATGTGTGCGTTGtgaatattattgttataattagaAATCTTAAATGTAAAACGACGTCCAATTATTATATACAGTTCTATTCTTAAACGAAACTCGTTATAGATTTgtgttttctaaattttcttcGTTCTATTCactctttttttgatttataaaaatgtttctgtTTGAGTACGAGTGCCTCTAATCACACCATAAGTGTAAAATAAGAGactatttttatacttttctaTTAAATCGCCGCGTGTTCTGTTCCTATAGCGATATAAGgaagtaaaaataaagtttgttttagtttacttaatcttgattttatttcaacctcacaatcaaattttaacacaACATTGATACTATtcgtttagaaaaataaaatgactGATTCATCGAGTTGTGTATTTGTtaataacgttttaaaaactcaaaaatttgaaaaaacaagaatttttattcaaaatttgataaattttagcGCCATCTGTTATTCAATAGCGAAAATAATGGgagttttaagtttattttcaaataattcaacaaattttatcaGTGTTGCCATTGAATTACAGATGGCGCTGCAGTCTTAAATGTACACAACGTACCTTCAATTTATTACCTTTCTGCACTTCTCCATAGAAACTATCTTCGTAGAAATGTAACTTTCTAAACAACAACTTCGTACCAAAAATTGAACGCATATGGCGCCATCTGTTGGGAATACTTTGGAATTATTCAGCTAAGAACCGAATCACTAGAATACAAGTTGGATTCGGTTTATatcgtttatatataaaagctcCAACCACAGAATAAGTGTTTGGAGCCACTATGTGGCTCCAATTAACGTTTCGACTGGTTGGGAATCCCTCAGATGCAATTACCTATGGCAATTACACCTGTCAAATAATGCAGCACATTTGAATATCACTGCATCATATGACACGTGAGATTACATCTGACGAGCTTCCAACAACTTATAACGTTAGCTGAAACAAAGctataatgtcaattataatctaattatttaatcatacCATTATTACCTTATTATactcttaccgaaaaatcactttaaaatgacgttttcatctgtcattctgaacaaacttcaactttataattttaaaagttgaagttagcggcaaatttaaaaatataacacgaATTGGAAtcaatactttttaaattaaaagaatgatactggtaataattgttattgctgTCTCTCATCATTcccactattaataataaaattgttagtttaattaaattatttcagtatAGACGCTAATGCCATCTTACGGTGGGATTTCGACATACAATCAGTCCCAAATTCTCCTATTAAAGATCTCTGGGGCTGCACTTCTCTTGTAAGAATATCTTCCATGTTGgaagaagagtgttgaaactTTGCTAAGGAccttaaaaaatcttaatccTTTCAGGACCAAGTTAAATTTGATCACCCTATCTTAAAGATTTCATAGAATTCCTAAAATATCTTCATCCCTATCTGATgaagataaagaaataatgaagATTTGTGGACAAATGGGTTTTTAAGCAAGGATTTAAACGCCCTTGCTTGTAGAGAATAAACGAATCTTGTAAGAATATCTTCCATGTTAgaagaagggtgttgaaactTTGCTAAGGAgcttaaaaaatcttaatccTTTCAGGACCAAGTCAAATTTAATAACCCTACCTTAAAGACTTCATAGAATTCCTAAAGTATCTTCATCCCTATTTGATgaagataaagaaataatgaaaattcgCTAATAAATGGATTTAAGCAAGTATTTAAACGCCCCTGCTTGtagaaaataaactaacaagcaaaatttttcttatctaAACTCACCTTCATAATGCAAAATAATGATTCTTTTGGACAAACTTTTAATCAGCAATCCTTACACTGTATCCATCCTTCTTGTAGTTTATTTTCTTCATGGGCAGATATGGGGTGCTTCATGAGGTATGATATAATTTGTTCTAACTCAATCAATGACAATGGTGTGATCTTTAgcatttaaattacaataatgTCACGACATGTAACTAAATCATATAAGAATTGGTTTTGAATTTCCAAcaattttaccttttttttaacaattttcaaagttattaACACTTCAAATCATTGTTcttaacattttataaaaaaaaaactaaatataggTGTTGAACTTcttaaatataaagttttacTTTAAGATAAACGAATTATAGgtaattaaaatacaaattttataaagtaatatttatgaaatgaaaatgttgataaataagatattattaCATGGATAATCatgttattatttctttaaaccATCTTAGAAAATATGATATAACAAACACTCCTCGATTCAAAAATACTAAATCTTAAGATCCAACGATGATATTGTTAATGGGTATATGGATCAGTTTAACGAAAAACCCAATAAATCCCATAATACAGAATCCGATTGCTGTTGCAATAGCGATTTTTTGGAACTCTAAAGCAAAAAGGACGtgaataacctcaaaaaattaatcattaaatttttaccttttctGTCTGGTTTTGTGCACCTCTTCACTAACCTGATGGAATCTTTAGTGAATTGGCGTCCTGGTTCAATGAATTTCGCTACTTGATCCATTTTAactctaaaattattaaaataataaagaattaatcgTTAAAAAACGATAAATGGAAGCATActtaagtaaaaaataaacgtgCTTTGTGTTGAATTAGATTAATTTATCACTTACAATTCGAAATATGTGGCTTCGTCGTCTACACTTCACGATTTCTTACGTCTTTATGAGTAAACGTCACTGCAAGTTGAACCTTAAAATAATGACATACAGCCACGATGGCAGATGAAAACACATGACGTGTACTAAGTAGCTAACTTCACgggattatttttattttatttaaacaattttgatgtaaaatttgttgataattaacataaatatagttatataatgtttaataatggaaggaaattaaaattattgttttatttattaataaaatgatgaATGATTTGGAGCTAATTTCATTGGGGAATTTCCGCGTAAAACgagcggtaaatttaaatcgaaattaagtttatttagaattaatttattaatttttaataactatctcaaaaaatattccatatatagatgttattttaatgttttattctttaacaattaattcaaatttattttatttagagcTATCTTCATTATcattcgtttttgaaaaaaatggtaataatttttgaatcgaaatggaaatatttaattttttttataatcactGACCCATGAACCGAAAATGATACATGTTATTTCTTATCCTATGTTATTTCACATCTAAACATAAATACGTCCTTCTCTGGTCATTATAGTGGGcttgattattatctttgTTGCGACGAAGCCGTATAAAACCGAACGATTTTAATTCCAGAACAGTTCTTTGTCGGGCTTAATTGTAATCGgggtttttaaaactttactCTCATTTTTACAGTTACGAGCCATTTaagtacttttttattatcgaATTTTCTCGTTTAGGagaattaaatacaaaaaaatgagttataaaaatggtgttttgatttttatgattttttgcgCGTTATTTGTGAAATTAAACGGTGAATTTTCTGATTGTGGTGAGTTAATCTATTTCAAACGCGAATACATTTACTTTACaatagataaataaataaaatttgggaTGAATCATCGTTGTAGTtaacgaaaagaaaattaaagagtGATTATAAAAGATTATTATATCGTCCTTCGCGTTTTATTGTccggaaataataaaattttgctgTACTCGGCGAAATGGGTGAAATTATTTTCGCGTTACTTGAAATAACtcaaggttaaaaaaataataaaacccaGTTTCAACGTTTAATCCATCATTAGctgaatttataaaaaaatctttctatAATAAGCGTTTTATTGTTTACTAAGTTCCTCGCCTCCTTCCTTCAACAGATATTTTGGAAATTCCTCTGTCACTATCTCCCTATGTCTTACATTATATCTCCTTTCCAGCATATGTGACCTTTTCTTCTGCCTCTGTACTTCACTTCTTTCCACTCTTCTATTGCCGATCCCAGTAATTGAATATCCCACTCTCCTATAATATCCTTCCCTATCTCCCTGCCCATATATCAACTTCCTCT
Proteins encoded:
- the LOC111427943 gene encoding protein transport protein Sec61 subunit gamma, with protein sequence MDQVAKFIEPGRQFTKDSIRLVKRCTKPDRKEFQKIAIATAIGFCIMGFIGFFVKLIHIPINNIIVGS